A genomic stretch from Carassius auratus strain Wakin chromosome 37, ASM336829v1, whole genome shotgun sequence includes:
- the LOC113056299 gene encoding receptor tyrosine-protein kinase erbB-2-like: MEADRSFGLVWVLLLLLGITAASGREVCLGTDMKLALPSSLENHYEMLRLLYTGCQVVHGNLEITHLQGNPDLSFLQGIVEVQGYVLIAHVSVRSVPLDNLRIIRGSQLYNSSYALAVHNNIHHSQTGLGLREIRLRSLTEILLGGVYIWGNPQLCFPQNINWEDTVTKVESKPLHLQDIPKNCPKCSPDCPSNSGCWGETNQDCQTLTSVHCSSGCLRCKGTKPNDCCHVQCAAGCTGPKDTDCLACRHFNDSGTCKDNCPPPTIYDPNTFQSKPNKDKKFSFGATCVKQCPHNYLAMEVACTMVCPKANKEVITVEPDGQETQKCEKCEGECPKVCYGLGMGNLQGVSVVDATNIGMFVGCEKIYGSLAFLSDSFKVNAATNSSGLQRSDLEKLKTIEEITGYLYIDAWPDNLLDLSVFENLKVIRGRMLYKGVFSLGVQSLQIESLGLRSLRSVSGGIVLIHNNSRLCYTSSLPWSSLLHPTQGPNLISNNNQDQQTCVSEGRVCDPLCADAGCWGPGPSQCVSCLNYKRGTECVEQCNVVQGSVREFVDGLNCVPCHPECKPVNDSASCTGPGPEHCKECLQYQDGDVCVDRCPSGVKEDQHTVWKYPNETHHCLPCETNCTVSCPLDDRGCPIQKKTGAGTTVAVTVGGVLLFFILLALLVFYLRRQKHHKMKENIRRMQQEHELVEPLTPSGAVPNQAQMRILKETELKKVRVLGSGAFGTVYKGIWAPDGENIKIPVAIKVLRENTSPKANKEILDEAYVMAGVSSPYVCRLLGICLTSTVQLVTQLMPYGCLLDYVRENQDRIGSQYLLNWCVQIAKGMSYLEDVRLVHRDLAARNVLVKNPNHVKITDFGLARLLDIDEKEYHADGGKVPIKWMALESILHRKFTHQSDVWSYGVTVWELMTFGMKPYDQIPAREIPDLLERGDRLPQPLNCTSDVYMIMVKCWMIDPESRPRFKKLVEEFSIMARDPPHYVVIVNDDQKSLSSPVDSEFFRTLLAEEGVNVKEFLDAEEYLVPQPGGIFNTQGEMRANGPSRHHSHRSTDQGLEVDGMPSGMDLYSSLSTPRESPYQTLPVRESVNGMWPGTQYPPLVRSISHHSAGSQSDSVFVDGYIEDNGPPSSPCRYSKDPTIPNGIDGELVTDGPISFLSHTLPRGAHTHPEYVNQHVSSDRPSTLPRKARERRFVNGLHTGNSVENPEYLVPVHSISPAFDNPYYHDIAAKAQAVARASINGGTTHRQPNGYMTPTAENPEYLGLAETWSGQLEYT; the protein is encoded by the exons tatgtcTTGGGACTGATATGAAGTTGGCTTTACCCTCCAGTCTTGAGAATCATTATGAAATGCTCAGGCTGCTGTACACGGGCTGCCAGGTGGTTCATGGGAACCTGGAGATCACACACCTGCAGGGAAATCCAGATCTCTCCTTCCTGCAG GGGATTGTGGAGGTTCAGGGGTATGTGCTGATAGCTCACGTCTCCGTGCGTTCGGTTCCTCTGGACAATCTGCGTATCATACGAGGCAGTCAGCTTTATAACTCCAGCTATGCTCTCGCTGTACATAACAACATCCACCACAGTCAGACGGGACTCGGCTTGAGAGAAATACGCCTCAGGAGTCTTACAG AGATCTTGCTTGGCGGGGTTTATATTTGGGGAAATCCTCAACTTTGCTTTCCTCAGAATATTAACTGGGAAGACACGGTTACTAAAGTTGAAAGCAAACCGCTGCACCTGCAAGACATCCCGAAGAACT gtCCCAAATGTTCTCCAGATTGTCCTTCAAACAGTGGATGCTGGGGAGAAACAAATCAGGACTGCCAAACAT TGACCTCTGTGCATTGCTCATCTGGCTGTTTGCGCTGTAAGGGCACAAAACCCAATGACTGCTGTCATGTACAGTGTGCTGCTGGGTGCACGGGGCCAAAAGACACGGACTGTCTG GCCTGTCGTCACTTCAATGACAGTGGGACATGTAAAGACAACTGCCCCCCACCCACCATCTATGACCCGAACACTTTCCAGTCCAAACCCAACAAGGACAAAAAGTTCAGCTTTGGAGCCACATGTGTTAAACAGTGTCCCC ATAACTATTTGGCAATGGAAGTGGCATGTACAATGGTCTGTCCCAAAGCTAACAAGGAAGTTATCACTGTTGAGCCAGATGGCCAAGAAACACAGAAATGTGAAAAGTGTGAAGGAGAGTGTCCGAAAG TGTGTTATGGACTAGGAATGGGAAACCTTCAAGGGGTGTCAGTGGTGGATGCCACCAACATTGGCATGTTCGTTGGCTGTGAGAAAATCTACGGCAGTTTGGCTTTTCTTTCAGACTCCTTCAAAGT AAATGCAGCTACCAATTCATCTGGACTGCAGCGGAGTGACCTGGAGAAGTTAAAGACAATAGAAGAAATCACAG gaTACCTGTACATAGATGCATGGCCAGACAATTTGCTTGATTTGAGTGTTTTTGAGAACTTGAAGGTCATCAGAGGAAGAATGCTTTACAA GGGTGTTTTCTCTTTGGGAGTTCAGTCTTTGCAGATCGAGTCTCTCGGGTTGCGTTCCTTGCGCAGTGTCAGTGGAGGCATAGTACTGATTCATAATAACTCCAGACTGTGCTACACCTCCTCTCTGCCCTGGAGCTCGCTGCTCCACCCCACACAGGGACCCAACCTCATCAGCAACAACAACCAAGACCAGCAAACATGTG TTTCAGAGGGGAGAGTTTGTGACCCCCTGTGTGCGGATGCAGGCTGCTGGGGGCCAGGACCTAGTCAGTGTGTGTCGTGTTTGAATTACAAACGTGGGACGGAGTGTGTGGAGCAGTGTAATGTAGTACAGGG GTCTGTGCGGGAGTTTGTGGATGGACTGAACTGTGTCCCTTGCCATCCAGAGTGTAAACCAGTCAATGACTCTGCCTCATGTACAGGCCCA GGTCCAGAACATTGTAAGGAGTGTCTGCAGTATCAAGACGGAGATGTGTGTGTCGATCGCTGCCCCAGTGGGGTAAAGGAGGACCAGCACACTGTGTGGAAGTACCCCAACGAAACACACCACTGTCTGCCCTGCGAAACCAACTGCACTGTCTC GTGTCCACTGGATGATAGAGGGTGTCCCATCCAAAAGAAAACTGG GGCTGGGACAACAGTCGCAGTCACAGTTGGCGGAGTGcttcttttcttcattttgcTGGCACTGCTGGTGTTTTACCTGCGACGACAGAAACAccacaaaatgaaagaaaacataagGAGAATGCAACAGGAGCATGAG CTGGTGGAGCCCCTGACCCCGAGTGGAGCGGTGCCGAACCAAGCTCAGATGCGTATTCTCAAGGAGACAGAGCTGAAGAAAGTCCGAGTGCTGGGTTCTGGAGCCTTCGGCACGGTCTATAAG GGTATCTGGGCTCCAGATGGGGAGAACATCAAGATCCCAGTGGCCATCAAAGTTTTGCGTGAGAACACCTCGCCCAAAGCCAACAAAGAAATCCTGGAT GAGGCATATGTGATGGCGGGTGTATCAAGCCCATATGTTTGCCGTTTGCTGGGTATCTGTCTGACATCCACAGTTCAGCTGGTTACTCAGCTCATGCCGTATGGGTGCTTGTTGGACTACGTCAGGGAGAACCAGGATCGTATCGGCTCTCAGTACCTTCTCAACTGGTGTGTACAGATTGCTAAG GGAATGAGTTACCTTGAAGATGTCAGGCTGGTTCACAGAGACCTTGCAGCTAGGAATGTTCTGGTCAAAAACCCAAACCATGTAAAGATCACAGACTTTGGGCTTGCCAGGCTGCTGGACATAGATGAGAAGGAGTACCATGCTGATGGGGGAAAG GTGCCGATCAAATGGATGGCACTCGAATCCATATTACACCGGAAGTTTACTCACCAAAGTGACGTATGGAGCTACG GGGTGACTGTGTGGGAGTTGATGACCTTTGGCATGAAGCCATATGACCAGATACCAGCGCGGGAAATTCCAGACCTACTGGAGAGAGGAGATAGACTCCCGCAGCCGTTGAACTGTACCTCAGATGTATACATGATCATGGTCAAAT GTTGGATGATTGATCCTGAAAGTCGACCACGATTTAAGAAGCTGGTGGAGGAGTTCAGCATCATGGCACGTGATCCCCCACATTATGTAGTCATTGTG AATGATGATCAGAAAAGTCTTTCGAGTCCTGTTGACAGTGAGTTCTTCCGCACGCTGCTGGCAGAAGAGGGAGTGAATGTGAAGGAGTTCCTGGATGCAGAAGAATACCTGGTGCCCCAGCCTGGTGGCATCTTCAATACACAAGGAGAAATGAGAGCCAATGGACCTAGCAGACACCACTCTCACCGG AGTACAGATCAAGGATTAGAGGTGGATGGTATGCCGAGCGGGATGGATTTGTACTCTTCCCTCAGCACCCCAAGGGAAAGTCCATACCAAACTCTTCCTGTGAGGGAATCAGTCAATGGCATGTGGCCTGGTACACAATACCCACCTTTGGTACGGAGCATATCACACCATTCAGCCGGCAGCCAATCAGACTCTGTGTTTGTGGATGGTTACATAGAGGATAACGGCCCTCCATCCAGTCCTTGTCGCTATTCTAAAGACCCCACCATCCCCAACGGCATAGATGGAGAACTGGTGACTGATGGTCCTATCAGTTTCCTTTCACACACACTGCCACGTGGAGCACACACACATCCTG AGTATGTGAACCAGCACGTGTCATCAGACCGTCCCAGCACACTTCCACGcaaagcgagagagaggagaTTCGTTAACGGTCTTCATACAGGGAACAGTGTGGAGAACCCAGAGTACCTGGTGCCAGTGCACAGCATCTCACCCGCCTTCGACAACCCCTACTATCATGATATTGCAGCTAAAGCTCAGGCAGTCGCCAGAGCGTCCATAAACGGAGGTACTACTCACAGGCAGCCCAATGGCTACATGACCCCCACGGCAGAAAACCCAGAGTACCTGGGCTTAGCAGAGACATGGAGTGGTCAGTTGGAGTATACTTGA
- the LOC113056505 gene encoding potassium voltage-gated channel subfamily H member 6, giving the protein MQHLHDLKSSLWNSTTNSERMKALNRFPSFNLNLRRPRRSSHSTAACNIELVAPKVKERTQNVTEKVTQVLSLGADVLPEYKIQALDVHKWIMLHYSPFKAMWDWIILLLVLYTAVFTPYSAAFFLNELEEEKKHTCGYTCNPLNVVDVIVDVLFIIDIVITFRTTYVNHNDEVVTHPKLIAIHYIKGWFLVDMVAAIPFDLLIFMSGLNETTATLIGLLKTARLLRLVRVARKLDRYSEYGAAVLFLLMCTFMLIAHWLACIWYAIGHVERPYMKTGWLDNLADQLGKHYNDSDASSGPSIQDKYITALYFTFSSLTSVGFGNVSPNTNSEKMFSICVMLIGSLMYASIFGNVSAIIQRLYSGTTRYHTQLLRVKEFIRFHQIPGELRQRLEEYFQHAWSYTNGINMNAVLRGFPECLQADICLHLNRSLLQNCKVFHGASKACLRALAVRFKTTHSPPGDTLYHHGDVIKALHFISRGSIQVSQNNIVLAILGKNDVFGEPINLYADHGHSNADVTALTYCDLHRIQRDDLLEVLDMYPVFGESFWRKLEITFNLRDAEQMMPSENLDCGYHVNDIRHRQNSLDRRNRPDGMDQNNSYPSRMCSTLGRNHSPTAYMHWEDLCSCGSSTLQSSENLSKSPISRCELYSLDADHLDYPSPIVRLIPARGASGVSSEPITDIGHLAPPPSGLYHYWPDHQAALYAEQTEQRPLSVQTSFSPLLFEHQPSELESRLELLQNQLSRLETRMTADFNLILQLLQRQIAPVPPAYSTVLPDSHTPDPAVMYGSSAPVLHIMYPIPNIQLDSRNTAIQSPAQPDSIFKSNSQGSLSSGVHMGAASDDCVPDQLETNTVSTPVHQPIIIDPPRLCASLRFPSLPGNLDSSSHLEGIPKHTSDPALPVN; this is encoded by the exons ATGCAGCACTTACATG ACCTGAAATCCAGTTTGTGGAACTCTACCACCAACTCTGAGCGGATGAAAGCTTTAAACCGATTCCCATCATTCAATTTAAACCTGCGTCGGCCCAGACGATCCAGTCACTCCACAGCAGCCTGCAACATCGAGCTTGTTGCTCCAAAGGTGAAGGAGCGCACACAGAACGTGACAGAGAAGGTCACGCAG GTACTGTCTCTAGGTGCCGATGTTTTGCCTGAGTACAAGATCCAGGCTCTGGATGTCCACAAGTGGATCATGTTGCACTACAGTCCGTTCAAAGCCATGTGGGACTGGATCATTCTTCTGCTAGTGCTCTACACAGCCGTCTTCACGCCGTACTCGGCTGCTTTCTTCCTCAATgagctggaggaggagaagaaacacACCTGTGGTTACACCTGTAACCCTTTAAATGTCGTAGACGTGATAGTGGACGTTCTGTTTATAATAGACATCGTTATTACCTTCAGGACAACATACGTGAATCATAATGATGAGGTGGTGACCCATCCCAAGCTCATCGCTATCCACTATATCAAGGGCTGGTTTCTCGTCGACATGGTGGCCGCAATTCCCTTTGATCTGCTCATCTTCATGTCTGGATTAAATGAG ACGACGGCCACTCTCATTGGTCTGCTGAAGACAGCCCGTCTGTTGCGCTTGGTCCGGGTGGCCAGAAAATTAGATCGCTACTCCGAGTATGGAGCTGCAGTCCTCTTCTTGCTCATGTGCACCTTCATGCTGATTGCTCATTGGTTGGCATGCATCTGGTATGCCATTGGTCATGTGGAGAGGCCCTACATGAAGACAGGTTGGCTGGATAACCTGGCCGATCAACTGGGGAAACATTACAATGACAGTGATGCCAGCTCAGGACCCTCCATTCAGGATAAATACATCACTGCGCTCTATTTCACCTTCAGTAGTCTGACCAGCGTGGGCTTTGGGAATGTCTCTCCAAACACCAACTCGGAGAAGATGTTCTCCATCTGTGTCATGCTCATTGGCT CTCTCATGTATGCCAGCATTTTTGGGAATGTCTCTGCAATAATTCAGAGGCTTTATTCGGGAACAACACGCTATCACACCCAGCTGTTGCGGGTTAAAGAGTTCATCCGCTTCCATCAGATACCTGGAGAACTGAGGCAGAGACTGGAGGAATATTTCCAACATGCCTGGTCCTACACCAATGGCATTAATATGAATGCA GTCCTGAGAGGTTTTCCTGAGTGTTTGCAAGCTGATATTTGCCTGCATCTCAATCGTAGTCTGCTGCAGAATTGTAAGGTGTTCCATGGGGCAAGTAAAGCGTGCCTGAGAGCTCTCGCCGTGCGCTTTAAAACCACCCACTCCCCACCTGGAGACACCCTCTATCACCATGGCGACGTGATCAAAGCCCTCCACTTCATCTCCCGAGGTTCCATTCAAGTGTCGCAAAATAACATTGTGCTGGCCATCCTGG GTAAGAATGATGTCTTTGGCGAGCCTATAAATCTGTATGCTGATCATGGTCACAGTAACGCTGATGTTACTGCACTTACCTACTGTGACCTTCACCGTATCCAAAGAGACGACCTTCTGGAGGTGCTGGACATGTATCCTGTATTCGGCGAGAGCTTTTGGAGGAAATTAGAAATCACCTTTAACCTACGAGAC GCTGAACAGATGATGCCCAGTGAAAATTTGGACTGTGGATATCATGTGAATGACATACGACACCGCCAAAACTCACTAGACAGGCGCAACAGGCCAG ACGGAATGGACCAGAATAACTCATACCCATCTCGGATGTGTTCGACCCTGGGTCGCAATCATTCTCCAACCGCTTACATGCACTGGGAGGATCTGTGTAGCTGTGGAAGCTCTACATTACAGTCCAGTGAAAATCTCAGCAAGTCTCCCATCAGCCGCTGTGAGCTGTACAGTTTGGATGCAGATCATCTGGATTACCCCTCTCCTATTGTGAGACTAATACCAGCTCGTGGTGCCTCTGGGGTCAGCAGCGAGCCCATTACGGATATAGGGCACTTAG CTCCCCCTCCATCTGGATTGTACCATTACTGGCCTGACCACCAGGCAGCTCTTTACGCTGAACAGACTGAACAGCGCCCCTTATCTGTCCAGACCTCATTCTCACCACTGCTCTTTGAGCATCAACCCAGTGAACTTGAGTCCAGACTGGAGCTCCTGCAGAATCAACTCAGCAG ACTGGAGACCAGAATGACAGCAGACTTTAATTTGATCCTTCAGCTTCTCCAGCGACAGATCGCTCCGGTGCCCCCAGCATATAGCACCGTATTACCGGACAGCCACACTCCTGACCCTGCTGTAATGTACGGAAGCAGTGCACCAGTACTTCACATCATGTACCCGATCCCAAACATTCAGCTGGACAGTAGAAACACCGCCATTCAG AGTCCAGCCCAGCCAGattccatattcaagtcaaattCCCAGGGTTCTCTGTCCAGTGGTGTTCACATGGGAGCTGCATCAGATGACTGTGTACCTGATCAACTGGAAACGAATACGGTTTCAACCCCAGTGCATCAGCCCATAATAATAGATCCACCACGCCTCTGTGCATCCCTCCGCTTTCCCTCATTGCCCGGCAACCTGGACTCTTCATCACACCTGGAAGGAATTCCAAAACACACATCTGACCCTGCCTTACCAGTCAACTAA